Proteins from one Kineococcus mangrovi genomic window:
- a CDS encoding NUDIX domain-containing protein produces the protein MAKQSAGVLLHRQTATGVELLLAHMGGPLWEREDEHAWTVPKGEPEEGEELLDAARREFREELGLAVPDVGLVELGSARQSSGKVVTLWAGRADVDVATIVPGTFTMQWPPRSGRTARFPEVDRAQWFSPEQARVKLVRGQVVFVERLLALLART, from the coding sequence GTGGCCAAGCAGAGCGCCGGTGTCCTGCTGCACCGGCAGACCGCGACCGGGGTGGAACTCCTCCTCGCCCACATGGGCGGGCCGCTGTGGGAGCGCGAGGACGAGCACGCCTGGACCGTGCCGAAGGGGGAACCGGAGGAGGGGGAGGAACTCCTCGACGCCGCCCGCCGGGAGTTCCGTGAGGAACTCGGATTGGCGGTGCCCGACGTCGGCCTCGTCGAGCTCGGATCGGCCCGGCAGTCCTCGGGGAAGGTCGTCACCCTGTGGGCGGGCCGCGCCGACGTGGACGTGGCGACGATCGTCCCGGGCACGTTCACGATGCAGTGGCCGCCGCGTTCGGGCCGGACGGCGCGGTTCCCGGAGGTCGACCGGGCGCAGTGGTTCTCCCCCGAGCAGGCGCGGGTGAAGCTGGTGAGGGGTCAGGTCGTGTTCGTCGAGCGGCTGCTGGCGCTGCTCGCCCGG